A single genomic interval of Hydractinia symbiolongicarpus strain clone_291-10 chromosome 8, HSymV2.1, whole genome shotgun sequence harbors:
- the LOC130654998 gene encoding glutamate-rich WD repeat-containing protein 1-like, translated as MATGKKKKKSHEVNTSDNNKEDECMEELESAEDDDNAVDDTMEDDDEGKTEVAEEKVYLPGQTMGDDEELTFDKSAYQMYHAAQTGAPCLSFDIIPDELGDNRTEFPMTSYMVCGTQTDGKPNHLIVMKMVDLVKITDDESDSEDSYIEDEEDGPKLKTVSLTHVGGVNRVRYAQVANKKLAASWSETGNVFLWDVTKQLESLDLPGVPQHQTAVDGVKPIFSFSGHQAEGFALDWSPTIPGRLATGSCNKNIHLWQARDDGSWHVDQRPLNAHTDSVEDIQWSPNESNVFSSCSVDQTVRIWDARAVGNKACMLTVQAHDADVNVISWNRNDPFILSGGDDGIIKVWDLRQFQSGCPVATFKHHSAYVTSVEWHPTDATVFAASGADNQVTIWDLAVEKDDENEEMSMDANQLPPQLLFIHMGQTDVKEIHWHRQLPGVLASTAVSGFNIFKTISV; from the exons ATGGCTActgggaagaagaagaagaaatccCACGAGGTTAATACAAGCGACAATAACAAAGAAG atGAATGTATGGAAGAATTAGAAAGTGCAGAAGATGACGACAATGCTGTAGATGACACAATGGAagatg ACGATGAAGGAAAAACCGAAGTGGCGGAAGAG AAAGTGTACCTGCCTGGACAGACAATGGGTGACGATGAAGAGCTAACTTTTGACAAAAGTGCCTATCAAATGTACCATGCT GCACAGACTGGAGCACCATGTCTAAGTTTTGATATTATCCCAGATGAACTTGGAGACAACAGAACTGAA TTTCCCATGACGTCATATATGGTGTGTGGGACGCAAACGGATGGGAAGCCTAATCATTTGATTGTGATGAAAATGGTTGATCTTGTCAAAATAACCGACGATGAAA GTGATTCCGAAGATAGCTACATAGAGGATGAAGAGGATGGACCAAAGTTGAAAACTGTTAGTCTCACTCATGTCGGAGGTGTGAACAGAGTTAGG TATGCACAGGTCGCCAATAAAAAATTAGCTGCATCGTGGTCAGAGACTGGAAATGTTTTTCTGTGGGACGTTACGAAACAGTTGGAAAGTCTAGACCTTCCCGGAGTACCTCAACATCAAACAGCAGTAGATGGTGTCAAAccgatattttctttttctggacACCAG GCTGAAGGCTTTGCATTGGATTGGTCTCCAACAATTCCTGGAAG ATTAGCGACTGGCTCTTGCAATAAGAATATTCACTTGTGGCAAGCTAGAGACGACGGTAGCTGGCACGTCGATCAACGACCTTTGAATGCACACACGGATTCAGTTGAAGATATACAGTGGAGTCCGAACGAAAGCAAT GTTTTTTCGTCTTGTTCTGTTGATCAGACGGTTCGAATTTGGGATGCGAGGGCGGTTGGGAATAAAGCATGCATGCTTACTGTACAAGCACACGACGCTGATGTGAACGTAATATCGTGGAATAG aaatgatCCATTCATACTATCTGGAGGTGACGATGGCATCATTAAGGTGTGGGACTTACGCCAATTTCAAAGTGGTTGTCCGGTTGCTACGTTTAAACACCACAGCGCCTACGTAACGTCAGTGGAATGGCATCCAACAGACGCTACAGTGTTTGCTGCGTCCGGTGCTGACAACCAGGTTACCATCTGGGATTTGGCTGTAGAGAAAGATGATGAAAACGAAGAAATGTCGATGGATGCAAACCAGTTACCACCCCAGTTGTTGTTTATACATATG GGTCAAACAGACGTGAAGGAGATACATTGGCATCGTCAGTTACCAGGTGTTTTAGCCAGTACAGCTGTCAGCGGATTTAATATATTCAAGACAATTAGTGTATAA